Genomic DNA from Terriglobales bacterium:
ATTGACAGCGTTCTGGCCAGCGGCGCCAAGAGCGGCTACACCTTTGCTCTGACGGGCTGCACGGCCGCCGGTTCCAGCACGATCCTTGTGACCTACCAGTCGCAGGGTGTGCCGGTGGCGATTGGCCAGACGGGCCAGCGCGCGTTCTGCTCCGACCAGTCGGGCGTGATCAAGTACGACTCGGGCGGCAGCGGCACCACCTGCACCTCGAGCGGTTCGGCCCTGCAGTAAGGCTTTGATTTGGCG
This window encodes:
- a CDS encoding pili assembly chaperone codes for the protein MIVVAIILIIAAIAIPNLLRSRIAANESSAVGSIRTLNTAEVTYSSTYPDLGFTCTLANLGPPSGSASATSTSAGLIDSVLASGAKSGYTFALTGCTAAGSSTILVTYQSQGVPVAIGQTGQRAFCSDQSGVIKYDSGGSGTTCTSSGSALQ